ctctgcgtatcacccacagtctaatggggctgcagaatgagccaatcagtcctttgagcaattcctacgttgctatatttctgaccaatataacaactggtcagacctattacagtgggcagagtttgctcacaacagtgccttgaattcttctTCCCGATTTTCCACGTTTATGGtttatgttgcctgactcgtttgttttgcagagtattcctgtgttagaggagcatctccgtggtttttgttccacttgggcacaaggagggtttgcgacatgctaatgataggtacagaacccatgctgaccacagacaccagcctgtgccttcctaccaggttggggacagggtctggctgtcatctctcaacatctgacttcgtgttccctcactgaggtTCGCATCTCGGTTTTTtgtgcctttccgtattcttcgcaggattaacctagtggcttacgcatttgaccttccttctaatatgcatatttcgaatggtttttcatgtctccttattaaaacctttggtttgcaaccgctttaccaccttggtgccacgttcTCACTctgtacaggttgaaaaccatgaggagtatgaagtacagtccattgttgactcccgtaggttccgtggccGCATACAGTACCTgtttcattggaaagggtacagtccggaggaacgctcttgggtctcatcctcggacgtacatgcccctgtcctcctccgtgattttcatagacattttcccctcaagcctggtggtcctccgagcgggaggggtcgttgagggggtactgtcagggctgagcttagcccttccttctctgagctggccgctcagctgtcgactaattgccagctcctatctctccacagttactcagctgttgatatcctgctcatcagtcctgcctacttaagccatacaGTCCAGAGgggctctgccttcgccttggtcaacatcacagaaactatctcctgcttaactatcctgtttaagacttgctttgctgacatcccctctggctccagatcctgcttgctgttccactacattgatccctgacttctggcttggccgactatcccttccggttactgaactttggctatggtttgactacgtttgctcctttcacttttattattaaacaagtgtgatttaaatgtacttctgtctcggcctgatttcatggtttctgacacagggtTGATATTGAGAAATCTGGATTCACTGTGTTCAGTGAGGAAGCGCAGACTTTCAAAGTACCAAAGCCTTGGCACATAAatctctgctgcagctcctgacttTTCTGAGGCCTTGATTTATTAAACTCTTTATGGAAAACTATGCGCATATTATTTTTTTCCTGACAAACATATACTACATCAGCATTTAGGTATACACTTTTACAAACTTCAGCCAATTTGGTCATtgcctaatttttttttgcttatctgAGTATTCTTTTGATTTTGTTTGCCATAAACAGGGCATCTGCCTATACAAATCAATGAAGTTTAGCAGAAACTCTGGGGATGTGAATTTGTCTGTCATTACACTTATGCAAGACACAAATCAGCATATGTTCTGACAAACTTTTTCAAAACTTTGCAGTATAGACCCTGAAACCCCTAAACACTATGAGCTAATTTAAAATGTGTACCTTCAGTTGTTGCCAAGTTCAGATCTTCCAACGTGCATATGATTTGACAATTGATATGTGTTGGAGTCTCTGTGAAAGATCTTTCGACATTTTATACACTGAGCATGCGTCAAACTCTTCCCCTATCCTTCttagtgtattccccacctcttctctttcagggcagtgggggagagagataatggcggagagacagcaggtgtgtggtgAGAGCAACAGTGAAGAAAAGCAGATGAAAGCgacttccagatccaggaggagtaagaaggccacaaatatgtcctttgaagaaatggtggagatggtagacatcttaATGaagacagactatgatgggaagcatggaccttacagcAAGCCAAATGCAAGAAAGgacaagatcatggagaaagttctgagaagtctgcacaggaaattTGGGGTACGAAGAAACAAGGAACAGTTGAGAAAACGATGGTCAGACATTAAACTGAGAGAGGAAGACCAGTATAGGAAGATCAAGAAAGTGCTacgaaaaagtaagtatttgttctgGGTTCTTATTATTTTCTTGCTGGCCCATGTGCTTTTCTTCACTGTTCTACTctctactgtgttttatttttgcgtACACTGGAATCTTTTGCGGGACACGAAACATTGTTTTGACTGAACACTAATACTAACACTGAACACTAATACTTCGTTTTTGGGAGATGCACGTTAAATGCATTTGTTCTGGCCTATTTGAATGCAACATAAGTTCAGTAGATTGTTAtatagatagggttgccacctgtccaggattcacccggacagtctgggttttgaatcatgtgtccgggtttcagtccacctgaaactcgGATACAATATTCAGACAAGaacttgacaggagggtgagggggcactatgtgcaccgcattactattctctttggagttccCAAAAGtgccccaggtctgttacaattctatagtgtatactaaaaaaaaaaaaaacagtgcacctctaaagtgttcgggtttggcttgaagaaaaagtgacaACCCTATATATAGATGTGTTCGTAACTACTGAAATTGCTTCTTGCTTTGGAAAGGCCAAAAAACATGTAGGCAGCTTGGATCTCTGCCAAAACAGCCAATTGTAAGACACTTCGAAACAATGTTTAATATGGCCATTTATAGGCTAAAATATCTGTCGgccaagtataccttttttttttttcacataggggagaaaagaagagaaaaatatGAGCTGTCtgtggacaccagtaacccagcacctcctGAAGATCAAGAAAGTCAACCCATCAGACACCCTGAAGgagatgttgatgctgatgtgcaggaagtactttGTAAGGTTCTCCAAAGTGTGTCGACCAcaagtcagtgtctgagaccacagcttcaagtaagggatggatgcctgcatatttctaatacattgtgtgttttatattttgtAGATGATCTGGATGTCGTGGAAGACAAAACTcccttcagcagtgcaagtgcccACATGCTTATGAGTGAGCTAttggtttgcaatagggaattAGAGAAAATTAAAGAAAACATACATGATATCCAAAACAGAGTTATCACAGTCATcaaaatttttgctaaaatttaacaaaaaaacatgttttagtGTTTTACGTTATATTGTACATCTGTTTGTACAGTTTAAACTTGACTAACCTTTGCACATTtttcctcacatttttgtcaaaTTGCAACTGTTATATTTGAAAGTACTATTTTACTTTTGCCAAAGTTCGACATATGAACCCGCAACTCAATAACTCATCTTAATATTATTTTTGGGTTAAATCATGTTAAACAGGATCAAACAGACACGTTTCGGCACTTGCAGCCTTCCTCAGATGAGTAAGTCTGCTTTAGATGAAAGGCATCAGCTTGGTTCCTGTTTTGCATCAATTTGGAGAAAAAGAGGAGGAGTTAAGttgccagctcctattttaacTTCCACCATTTCTCGGGGTGGTTGGCTCCCCCAGCTAGAGCACCAAATTGGACCCAGCACATTGTTGAATATGGTGGGGTagcttgtgttttcttttttttctcaataCTTTGTCAAAAAGTATTGTCATGTAAAAAAAAGCTTGAAGGTGTGCttttacacactgtacaaatttgcTTGTTTTGTATAGTACTGTTTACAAAAATCGTTTCAAGAACTTCTACAGTTTAATGTacatgtttacatgaaaaaaatatttagtttGATGAAAAAATGTGGCTAATGTTAGCCAAGTTACATATTAAAAAGTATGAACCAACTATGTGCCTGTCCTTGCTTCTTTGGGAATGCTGTATTTTCtttgcaggaaagtacaaatacataAATTTTGATGCAGATTGGTTTGGTCAACAAAGTCTTATGTGGAGAGTGCAAAAACGTATGtaactctgcatataaaccaaacAGCTTACATGTTTTCAAGACACAGATTAGTTCCCCataatgaagttagaagctgattggctcccatgcataTCTGCAGCATAATCTGTGATGAATTCACAACTCAAACTCAAGTTATGAACAAATCAAAAAGGTCAGACTTTATTGCCAGCAAATTTACAGACAACACATTAATATACATGTGTGAACTAAACAAAAATACACCTTAACCTGCTTGGTCAGGTCACCTAGATATCGGCCTGCCAATCCACTGCCCTATTCCTACAAAATAATTAATGTAATTATTTCTGTTTGCCCTTGCGCCTAAGGAGGCCAAGCCTGTATGGGCAATACAAATGGGCGTAAGCCCCTCAATTGGATCATGGGCTTCTTGCACTACACTTCTCCCTGGCACAGCAGGGTCTTTCTCAAATGGTAGTGATATAATGTACCTGTCTGCATGCCTGCGGAGgtagttgtgcaggatgcagcagtaGAGCTCAATATTGTCTACCTTGTATAAGGCCAGATTTATAGATGTTAGAAATACTTGGAACCTGTTGGCCATGATCccaaatgcattctccaccactcgGTGTGCCCTGGAGAGccgataaataaaaatattttgctcAGGGGTGATGCGTATTAAATAGGGTTTGAGCAAATGTTCCCCAAGTGCAAAGGCCTCATCAGCTACAAAAACAAGGTTATTCGACATTATTTTCACATGTGTCAGGGCTTCCTTCTGTAAGctgaccactcagctgtcggctaattgccagctcctatctctccacagtgactcacctgttgatgatatcctgctcgtcagtcctgcatacttaagccgcccagcccagatgatctctgccttttgccttggtcacatctctagagacgctctcctgtgttcctgttaaagacttgcttggctgacattcctactggctccagatcctgcttgctgtcctactacgctcatctctggctccctgacgttttggcttgtctgactatccgttccagttcctgaactctggctatgttttgactacatttactgtgtttaccttttttattattattaaacaagtgtgatttaactgtacttctgtctcagtctgattcatggtttctgacaacatgaAGGCAGGTTGCagccattttttccaaaaaaataaattcatAATTGGCATTCACAACCGTTAGGAGAACAATACTGAAAAAGcccttttaattgtaaaaaaaagagcctgagttggggggtggggcaATGTTTTCCGTCAATTGCACCTCTGCAGTTTGGAAAATTCAGTTTCTCGTTGAACTGGGCAGCAACTTCTTTCCACTGCTCAGGGCTTGATGGAAACTGTAAGTAAAAGCAGAAAATAAGTTACTGTTGGACTTATGCATTTGTATGACAAAGATGTTAGGAATGTTATGCAAAATAAGGCAGGAGCATCCCATCTTTTAACCGCTTCCCACATGCCTCATTGTAAAATGACGGTGCTGTGGGAAAACCATTGTTCTGGGACAACATCATCCCCAGAACGCACCTTGCACAGACGCAATGTGCCACGCTCCGATCTGTCACCCGCTGCATCCAGCAGACACAGTGGATGACCAATCACTACACTGGCCTGCTGACAgtgtcatgtgatcactgggaacaatcacagcagaccacatgacagttgtaaacaaatTAATGCCTTCCTTTCATTCCATTcactgtatacaattgtgttgctagttgtgattggtcacagtgatcacatgggtCAGGGTCAATCACAtaccatttgtaccatgtgattagctgtgaccaatcacagctaaccacaacaACATACAGTATGTACACTCTGTCATTCTGCCCAAAAATTGCTTAGCGCAGTGAAATTGCTATAACCACAACTAGTATGTCCAAAATTgatcaaaaagtcaaaaataaaataatggacATAACAAAGTGACCAAAATTTCCTACTTACAAAAAAgcaacatgcctcttactaaataactcagactttccaaaaaggtcatttggggggatatttgtactgtagaTATTATTTCAAACTttatgaaaccaaaaaaaaagctaGGCTGTAAGTACATCAGAATTTAACAAtttacagattatatatatatatatatatatatatatatacactatagcaggggcgtaactagaaatcacagggccccatagcaaaatgttgtatgggcccccctgcaaaccgccTCCCCCAcaaaaaagaactaatgccattgaacaacagattaccgcacccatgcacagtacccaggcaacagcttatataaattttgaacaacaaagtatgcagtatactgtatgcagtccctgaaggacacacattgctgacctccatgccttctaaccaatttctcttctgttatataaaatgaaatagttcaactcaccataatgcagaatcagtgggagccctgagcgtgtcacttgccactgtcgcctgccaccagatgcaacttgtcacggaatgtcacttgccacatcacccgccacacgttgcggattgtccacttgccacgtcacctgctacctgatgcagattgtcacacgttgcagaatgtcacctgccacatgttgccgattgtccacttgccacgtcccggattgtcacttgccatgtcccaaattgtcacttgccacgccacctgccacacattacggattgtcacttgccacgtcccggattgtcacttgccacacattacggattgtcacttgccacgtcacctgccacacattacggattgtcacttgccatgtcccggattgtcacttgccacacattacggattgtcacttgccacatcgcctgccacatgctacggattgtcacttgccacatcacctgccacacattactgattgtcacttgccacatcctagattgtcacttgccacacattacgaattgtcacttgccacgtcacctgccacacattacggattgtcacttgccacgccctagattgccacttgccacgtcacctgccacacattacggcttgtcacttgccatgtcccggattgtcacttgccacacattacggatttcacttgccatgtcacttgccacacattatggattgtcacttgctgtgtcactttcctgctgtgtcccagagtcaggcagcagattatcagtcaggcagcagagagataatgtcatctctctgcttcccgaggctgcctgcacagtcaggggggaactgcactgcagggatgcagggatgcagggagggcgccgggcggtgaga
This is a stretch of genomic DNA from Aquarana catesbeiana isolate 2022-GZ unplaced genomic scaffold, ASM4218655v1 unanchor233, whole genome shotgun sequence. It encodes these proteins:
- the LOC141121895 gene encoding uncharacterized protein, whose amino-acid sequence is MAERQQVCGESNSEEKQMKATSRSRRSKKATNMSFEEMVEMVDILMKTDYDGKHGPYSKPNARKDKIMEKVLRSLHRKFGVRRNKEQLRKRWSDIKLREEDQYRKIKKVLRKREKRREKYELSVDTSNPAPPEDQESQPIRHPEGDVDADVQEVLCKVLQSVSTTSQCLRPQLQVRDGCLHISNTLCVLYFVDDLDVVEDKTPFSSASAHMLMSELLVCNRELEKIKENIHDIQNRVITVIKIFAKI